The Capsicum annuum cultivar UCD-10X-F1 chromosome 1, UCD10Xv1.1, whole genome shotgun sequence sequence taataatttcgtaggtaaatccccaaaaataatttcagctaaatttaCACAATCCCctaggtaatgtcgcaagtaataatttcgcaggtaaattcTCAAGAATAAATCTCCAGCAAAATTAACAGCACAAAATCCTCAAATAATTTCACAGGTAATAAAATATATtgcataaatttccaccaaaatatctctatgttaatccgtaggataaattatctggggatttttctataaatttaatatatatatatatatatatatatatatatatatatatatatatatNNNNNNNNNNNNNNNNNNNNNNNNNNNNNNNNNNNNNNNNNNNNNNNNNNNNNNNNNNNNNNNNNNNNNNNNNNNNNNNNNNNNNNNNNNNNNNNNNNNNatatttgtccatatacctgcggatttacctagagataaaatacctgcCGATACATTTCCCCAGATAATGTCGCAaataataatttcgcaggtaaatctccaagaataaatccccagcaaaattcgcaacacaaaatccccaaataatttctcaggtaataaaattcattacataaatttccaccaaaatatctctaagtaaatccgtaggataagtTAGCTGGGGATTTTtctatagattaaaaaaatatatatatttgttcatatacctgcggatttacctagagataaaatacccgcaaatacatttccccaggtaatgtcgtaagtaataatttcacaggtaaatcctcaagaataaatccccagcaaaattagtagtacaaaatccccaaataatttctcaggtaataaaattcattacataaatttctaccaaaatatctctaaataAATTCGTAAGATAAGTTACCTGGGGATTTTCctatgaatttaaaatttatatatatatatatatatatatatatatatatatatatatacatatacctgcggatttacctagagattaAATACCCGTCGatacatttccccaggtaatgtcgcgAGTAATAATTTCACAGGTAAAACCCCAAGAATAAATTCCCAGCAAAATTagcagcacaaaatccccaaataatttttcaggtaataaaattcattacataaatttccactaaaatatctctaagtaaattcaTAGGATAAGTTAGCTggggatttttctatggatttaaaaaatatatatatttgttcatatacctgcggatttacctagagataaaatacccgtcGATACATTTcgccaggtaatgtcgcaagtaataatttcacaggtaaatccccagcaaaatttgCAGCACAAAATGCCCAAATAATTTCctaggtaataaaattcattacataaatttccttcaaaatatctctaagtaaatccataGGATAAGTTACTTGGGGATTTTTCTacgaatttaaaaaatatatatatttatccatatacctgcggatttacctagagataaaatacccgccgatatatttccccaggtaatgtcgcaagtacaAAATTTGCGCAATATGGCGCCAAATTTACCTGCggaatttgttgcaaatatatagttcgcaggtaatatattttaatattgacgAATTTAATAATTTCATAGGTAAATTCGCGTGTATTTCCTGCGATATTATTCCCTAGGTAAAATCCCTAGGTAATAAGCAGTTTTCTAGTAGTGGTAGGTGGTGCAGAATTCATCTTTGATCTTATCTTAAGGTGTTAGCCTTCACAAGATAAcccgctttgataccacttgttaagaattCATGCCctattgattatcttattttcgcctaactgttGCCTATCGGTGGAACGGGTTCcctgacgtgttccaaggaagcagtaaaatagaaagtaaagaacacaacgatttttacgtgaaaaacacccagctcaaaaggtgtaaaaagccacgacctgcacctctacaggatttaaccccaacttcactaaataactctgagcctcaacaacgactgattacagaactcttgtaaccaacaaataggaattaaaaactctaattcctttaacacaacgactaggaattataaactctaattcctaactataCACACACCTCCTaaggtatgcgttcccaaagtctctgagttttccccaactcgaagactagctcctagttcagtttataacacactaaaactaatattacatcaatagttcaaacacaatgaacaactctaaaaatcaactgtaaaactcttagctggattttatacttaggaccaggttcttcaatgtgtttctttagtgattgagtagcacttcgtgaagtcaatctgtcgattgtacttttctgctttgtaagtgcgtgaGTTTATTCTGATTGATgtatcttctatttaagcacaactcttcaaaagtcattctttattttaaactctcccttcaatcataactctcattgcatagagttctacttcaagtgagactctttcaattccaactcttgtctccttagtgttgtagtcaaactccaactctccaaagagtccttcaaaTTGTACGTTTTACATAGActtcttcaattttcagaatctttctccttctacacataggactcgtaaggatatgctcagaagtgaaaactccttcttcacataaGACTCCTTTTTTAACTcaacttgttttcccttatcatcaagtgtttgaatcaaattcaacgtGTTCTATTCTCCACGTGATCAGTAAATTGAAGTTTTCAGTTGCACTGATTTAACTCattctgatttttaattatttataccgTAGACTGCAATCTTGAACTTGTCGGATCAATGAAACAcgtatatcaacttgtttcatttatattgtcattcatcaaaatttcaaAGTTCCAACGCGATCCATTTTAAATAGTTGGGGGTTTATTTGACCATTTCCCCTATCAATAGCAACAAATTATCACTTCCTCAAAGATACTGGAATACAATCTTTTGAAATTTACTCTTTTTATTCCATATTAATTGatcatttattaaaaatataagttcAAAATTATTTGTCTACTTACTAAACCAaggtaaaattaattaattattttttttattttatcccaccaactaatattCTTTGGAAATGTAAAAACAAAAATTCTGTACTACTTcaagataataataaaactatctttcttatttataatttcttaatagaAAAACGTGCGAAAGAAGTATTAGATAAAGCATCGCTCATTGGAATACAACGAAAATACTGAAAAcggataaaaagaaaaataaaataaaaaaaattcctatTTCTACACATACGCGGTTTCCGCCTTCTTACATGAAAATAGgctttcaaaaatctatatataCTCTCCGCTACTCCTCCTGTCTCTATGTTAAACCCTTCACCTCTCTTCTCTCTAGGGTTTTGTTGATTGTTGTTCCTATTATGGCTGTCGATATCCTCAACAAGCGGCGGCCACTCAATGACGAATCGGAATTTCACGCCACTAAACGGCGGCGACTCATGGATGTATCGGAATTCGACGTCATCTGTACCGCTTTAGATGAGGTGGATGAACAACTCAAATACTTGCTCTGTTCTGAGAAATTTTCTTCGGCATTAAATCTTATTGATTATGACGACGACGTATTGTGGATTCCGAAATTGAATAAACACGGGGGCTGACGTTAGTGTTGGAGGAACTGGAAGTACGATCATGGTTGCTGGATCCTTTTATATTCCGAAAGTGAACGATGAAAAGCCGTTAGGCGAAGATGCTAGCTTTATTTGTGTAAAAGAACAGACGATCGGCGTTGCTGATGGTGTTGGTGGTTGGGCTAAGAAGGGGATTGATTCGGGGGTGTATtcgagagaattgatgaaaacgCCCAATTTGCAgttcaaaataatgataatagtacTATTGTTGGTTTGATGAAAGTGCTGAGTGAAGCTTATTCGAATACAAAGGCGAAGGGTTCTTCCACTGCTTGTATTCTGACCGTCTGATGATACATTGCACGCTGTAAACGTCGGAGATAGCGGGTTCGTGGTGATCAGGGACGGATTAATTGTGTATAAATCGGAAATTCAGCAATCCAGGTTTAATTGTCCTTACCAACTGGGGAATGCGAGTAGTTCTGATGATCCGAGCGTGGCGGAGAAAATCAGCGTTCCAGTTGTAGCAGGGGATGTAATTGTGTTGGGAACGGATGGATTGTTCGGTAATGTTCATGATTTCGAGTTGGAGATGCTAGTGAATTCTGGGGTGGATTCACTGGAGTCAGATGTACCGGAGATATTGGCATGGAGAATTGCGCTATATGCATTGGATAATGCAAAAAGCACGGAGCTTTATACGCCATTTAGTAGAGAGTGTTCGAAAGTTGGTATTGAACACCACGGAGGAAAGTATGACGACATTACTGTAGTTGTAGCCAATATTTGTTAACTGCTCTTTAGCTATTAATTGTAATTGCGCAACAAGCGATATGTAAAATTTGGTCCATGataattcatttattcatttattgtttTCAAGATTTCCAAGCCTGCACTCCCCCACCCATCCTCATAGAATGCTTTTAGTATGATATTTTGTCACTTATTTTCCTTGAAAAACATTTCTTGAAAACTACTTATATCCTAAAAGCGTTTACAGTAGGAATGTTATGTAGCTACTTTGCTAGTCCAGGGTATTTATAAGTCAAAAACACAACAACGAAAGCATATTTGAGCCAAAAGCGTAACGAAAGGTAAAGTTAACCCATTTTTAATAGTCAGGCATATGTTTTACCTTTTCCCTTATCAATAGCAATAATTATCACTCCCTCGTAGATATTGGAATACAATCTCCAGAAATTTATTGTATAGCAATAAACTATCATTCCCTCAAAGATATTCGGATAAAATCCCTtgaaatttattcaatatcaatAATCTATCACTACCTCAAAGATACTGAAATACGATTTCCTGAAATTTATTCAACAATGATAAACTATCACTCACTTAAAGATATAGTGGAATACAGTGCCTACAACTCAGAAGTATATATAGATAATTGGCGTTaacataaaaagtaaatatttttaacaacTTACTACTCCAGAATCCACAACTCAGAAGTATATATAGATAATTGGCATTAACATAAAAAGTAAATATCTTTAACAACTTACTACTCCAGAATCCACAACTGGCAAGTACAGCACCCTACtgtctctttctctctcatttttttctcaaagatATGACAATGTTGAAGAACTTACCTTTTTGAACCAACAAATGACAAGTCACATGATATGCATATCTCTCAAACAAATAGTCAACAACGGAATCTCCAAGTTGGAAATGACTAGCAAACAATTGTTCATAAACAGCTCTCGTGGTTTTTGCTAACTGTTTTTTGCTATAGACATCGAAGCAAACGTCATCATTGTTGTCCTTCTCATCCCAGTTCACTTCGAAAAACTCTAGGTTGTCAATATCAAATGAACCTTCCATCTGAacaattttttcaatttcatccTTGTATGATGCATAAAAAGGATAATTAACGAGTCTAGTCTTGCCTGTTCAGTAAGTTCCTGCAGTCCCTATCAAAAAAACATGAACATAGGTTTAACAAATGATTTAGTTTAATACACTAGCAGATTAAGTTAACTTTTACACTCAGTGAAATTTAAGTTTCCTTGAGAGCTCAGTGCACGAGGCCGTCCCTTGTTGTAGTAAATCATTGCCTTTATTTTCTAGGTTACAAGTTCATGACTGTTAAGGCATGaaggagttttgatgatagacatgagAATGAAACAATTTGAAGAAGTTGGTCCATTCAAGTGAAATACTCTTGCTGGCGCAAGAGTCTGAATGATATGATTCTGCATACAAGACAAGCATAGCTAACATAAATCACATCAGAAGCTGAGTCAAACAAGGAGTCTTGAAGAAGTCAAGTTGATCAAGTAGTCCAGCAAGGAGAGGATTTGAAGAAAAAGAGTCCTATCAAATCTAGGACAAGTGAGACGGCAGCAAAAGGAAAAGAGTTAACTGATAGAGTTCTACTGGAGAACAAATTGTATATGAAAAAGGACTCTATCACAGgttggcttaaatacaacaaaCGTGACACAAAGCCTTATACTCACTCAAGCACTAAAAAGTCAATCAACAATTAGCACATCAGTTCatatacttgaagaagaacctagtcTCTTACTTAGCAAGTCATAACCAATGTAGTCATTAGGTTCTTGTATTGTAATGAGTTATTGATTCTAGTCTCAGTAATCTATacactgagttaggagttgttgtcttcaagtttgggaactcgaagacttgggaacacttatcttgggaagattagtgtttttgtagtgataggagttagaagttttaattcctaggttacaagaagtcttgtaattttgttgattgttgaggctcaagtaatTTAGTGAAGTTgtgggttaaatcctgtagaggtacccgtcgtggttttttacaccttttttgaGCCGGGGGTTTTCCAagtaaaaacactgtgttcagtTTTACTTCTGTAACCACGTTTCCTTACCTGTTCCACATATAGAGAATTAGTAGGACGCGTACTCTAACAATGACTAATATAATTTGTGAAGAGTTTTTACTAAAATTGTAAGTGCAACCAAGATTCAGGACTAATATAGTTTCTTTCCGATAGTAACATTTTAAATGACCAGATTGTGTAAAATTTTCCTTATGCATTGTCAGTGTATAAAAGTTAAACTCTTTAACgagtttttgaaagaaaataggTTGTTAGAAGGAGTGAACTAGACCTCTTGTACTAATTCAATCAGTGATTTTGATGCAAGATCCAGATGAGCAGAGTCATTTCCATAGGGATCAGGAATGCACCTTCCGATAAATGTCAAAAGCATGTGTCCACCACTATTTCCTCTGAACGGATTTGCAGAAACCTTGAGAAATCCTTCTCAAATTGCTTCAGGTAGGCATCAGATACTTGAGGAGGACTTGTTCTCAATCTTTTCCGGAGCCTACATGTTTCAATAGGTATTGATATCAAAATGTTTGATTTATCCAACAAAATATGGCAAAAAAGCCAGAACTAAATATGGCTTGCATAAAATTAGACAGGCTAATCTTCGCAAGAAAAGATTTTGCTTTGTAATATATGACTAACAAGATAACTGAAAAAAGTTAATATGATTCATCAATAACCGGGAGTGCCAATAAATATTGTAAGATGAGTGAACCAAGTGCAAGCTTTTGCTAGGAAATAGCCTTTCATAAAAGGAACCTGGAATGCCTGATACGAAACAATTTGCTCCatcttttgctttgaaattctGATAGAAAGATGGAATTGATTTGAAAATAACGTTGAAGTCACTAT is a genomic window containing:
- the LOC107860274 gene encoding probable protein phosphatase 2C 55; the protein is MVAGSFYIPKVNDEKPLGEDASFICVKEQTIGVADGVGGWAKKGIDSGVYSRELMKTPNLQFKIMIIVLFGFVVIRDGLIVYKSEIQQSRFNCPYQLGNASSSDDPSVAEKISVPVVAGDVIVLGTDGLFGNVHDFELEMLVNSGVDSLESDVPEILAWRIALYALDNAKSTELYTPFSRECSKVGIEHHGGKYDDITVVVANIC